The Methanobacterium sp. genome includes the window ATGATCAACTTCAAGGTGATTTTATGGACGAACATGTGATAGAGGCACTTGGAAAAACGAAAATCATAGTAAGAGAAGGAAAGGTTGCAGAAATTGGAGAGCCTAAGATCGAATACTGTCCCCTTTTTGATAAATACAGAGGAATTAAAGAAATTACGCCTGAAGCAGTGAAAAAAAATATTGAATTTCGAATTAAGGACTTTGGAATGTGTACTCCTCAAAGAACGCTCCAAATGAAGGATTTTTTATCCTTTGGAGTGTCAGAAACTCTGGGAACTCTTCTTGACGAAAATATGATTGACTGTGCAGTTATCGTTACCGAAGGGTGTGGCACAGTAATTTTAACTGAATCTGAGTTTGTTCAAGGCATGGCTGGTCGAATATCAGCTATTTTAAGTACATCGCCAATTACAGAAATCATAGATACAGTAGGGGTTCAAAATGTCCTTGATCCTGAAAACGCTGAAATTAACCAGGTTAAAGGGGTTTTAAAAGCCGTGGAGATGGATTACAAAAAGATAGCAGTTACGGTTATATCTGCAGAAGATGCAAAAAAGCTTAGAGATATTGAAAACGAATATGAAGGTGTTAATATTTATATATTCGCTGCTCATGTAAGTGAAATATCTAAAGAAGATGCAGAAGAACTATTTGAATGTGCAGACATTATAACAGGATGTGCATCTAAATATGTAAGAGAAGTAGGAGAAAATAGAGGGGTATTCAAGGCAGGCGCTTCCATACCCATTTATGGAGTAACCGAGACAGGAGAAAACTTTTTAAAAAGAAGAATTGAAAAAATTGGAGGACTAAAAGATAAAAAAGAAGCTAAAATACCATATCCTTTAATTTAGATTATTCCAGGCCAGCAAGAGCACGAATAAGGGAGCTTTGAGTTATAAGGCCCACCAGATTTCCATCTTCAACCACAGGAATCCGTTGATAGCCCTTATCTGCCATAACTTTAGTTATTTCAAGTACAGGAGTTTCTTTATTGACCACATAAAGGTTTTTACTCATTAAATCTCCCACTTTAAGTCCCAAAGCTTCTCCACCAGCTAAAAGGATGTCTCTATGAGTTATAATACCTATAAGTTTCTTATCATCAACTACTGGAAGCCCCCCTACATTACATCTCATCATTTTCAATTTAGCGGCGGCAATAAGGTCGTCTGGAGAAGTTATTTGAACTTCTTTTATCATTACGTCTTTAGCACTGAGCTTCCTGATCATGAATCTTATTTTATCTAAAGTTATATATTAATATAAATAATTGATCACCAGGTGACAGACTTAATTTATTTAAATTCTTATATTAACACAGAGAAAACAATTAATGAATTTGTTATCTATAATTTTTAATTACGAGGGATAAAAAGTGACTCAATTAGAATCCGCCAGAAAAGGTCAAATAACAGGCGAAATGGAAATAGTTGCCAGAACAGAAAATATTGACATTCAAAAGCTTATCAAAAGAGTAGCAAAGGGATATGTAGTTATTCCAAAGAATATAAAGGGTAAAAGCCTTCCAAAAGGCATTGGTAAAGGATTAACCACAAAAATAAATGCAAATATAGGATCATCATCAGAAATAGAGGATATGGAAACAGAAGTTCAAAAAGCGAAAATAGCCGTAGAATACGGTGCTGACGCAGTAATGGACTTGAGTACAGGCCCTAATCTAAAAGAAGTTCGTGAAAAGATCATGCGATCCATTGATGTTCCCATTGGAACTGTACCCATATATGAAGCTGCAGTAGACTCTTCAAAAGAAAAAGGCGCTGTTATAAATATGGATGAAGATGATATGTTCAATGCCATAATAAGTCAGGCAAAAGAAGGCGTTGATTTTATGACCATCCACAGCGGAATTACAAAAGACACCGTGGAAAAAGTAAAGAAATCTGAAAGGATCATGGGCATTGTAAGCCGTGGAGGAGCATTTTTAGCCGCATGGATACTTCAAAATAGAGAAGAAAATCCACTTTACAGAAACTATGATTATTTACTGGAAATAGCAAAAGAATACGATGTAACACTCAGTTTAGGCGATGGTTTAAGGCCGGGATGCCTTGCAGATGCCTCAGACATCCCCCAGATTCAGGAACTCATTACACTTGGCCAGCTTGTTGAAAAGGCCAGAGAAGCAGGAGTTCAGGTGATGGTAGAAGGTCCAGGACACGTTCCAATTGACCAGATTCAGGCCAACATGAAAATCCAAAAAACAGTCTGTAAAGGCGCTCCATTTTATGTTTTAGGTCCAATAGTAACTGATCTTGCTCCAGGATACGACCACATAACTTCTGCAATTGGTGGGGCCATAGCTGCCTCTTCAGGTGCTGATTTCCTCTGCTATGTTACTCCAAGAGAGCACCTCTCCATTCCTGATGTTGAAGCTGTAAAAGAAGGTGTTGTTGCATCTAAAATTGCTGCACAGGCTGCTGATGTTGCAAATGGAGTAAAAAG containing:
- a CDS encoding CBS domain-containing protein, whose product is MIRKLSAKDVMIKEVQITSPDDLIAAAKLKMMRCNVGGLPVVDDKKLIGIITHRDILLAGGEALGLKVGDLMSKNLYVVNKETPVLEITKVMADKGYQRIPVVEDGNLVGLITQSSLIRALAGLE
- a CDS encoding DUF2099 family protein, whose amino-acid sequence is MDEHVIEALGKTKIIVREGKVAEIGEPKIEYCPLFDKYRGIKEITPEAVKKNIEFRIKDFGMCTPQRTLQMKDFLSFGVSETLGTLLDENMIDCAVIVTEGCGTVILTESEFVQGMAGRISAILSTSPITEIIDTVGVQNVLDPENAEINQVKGVLKAVEMDYKKIAVTVISAEDAKKLRDIENEYEGVNIYIFAAHVSEISKEDAEELFECADIITGCASKYVREVGENRGVFKAGASIPIYGVTETGENFLKRRIEKIGGLKDKKEAKIPYPLI
- the thiC gene encoding phosphomethylpyrimidine synthase; the encoded protein is MTQLESARKGQITGEMEIVARTENIDIQKLIKRVAKGYVVIPKNIKGKSLPKGIGKGLTTKINANIGSSSEIEDMETEVQKAKIAVEYGADAVMDLSTGPNLKEVREKIMRSIDVPIGTVPIYEAAVDSSKEKGAVINMDEDDMFNAIISQAKEGVDFMTIHSGITKDTVEKVKKSERIMGIVSRGGAFLAAWILQNREENPLYRNYDYLLEIAKEYDVTLSLGDGLRPGCLADASDIPQIQELITLGQLVEKAREAGVQVMVEGPGHVPIDQIQANMKIQKTVCKGAPFYVLGPIVTDLAPGYDHITSAIGGAIAASSGADFLCYVTPREHLSIPDVEAVKEGVVASKIAAQAADVANGVKSAWKNELEMAKARRCFDWEKQFELAFDHETPRKYRESKAIPRDMCTMCGEFCALRIVRDNLS